In Salmo salar chromosome ssa03, Ssal_v3.1, whole genome shotgun sequence, a single genomic region encodes these proteins:
- the LOC123741806 gene encoding cell wall integrity and stress response component 2, whose product MEERIIFAVSSKPCLFDTTADSYRDINTKNAAWRQVSTIVGLPEEDWRRKWRGLRDRYQRERRTEKEKRSGSAASGQQPWCFCHILSFLDPFIVPWATSGNFTARPSTTSSTSVVPTGASRPSMSPTTATIASTAAARPSTMSTSSTSITTIGAARPSTMSTSSTSMTTIGAARSSTMSTSSTSITTIGAARPSTMSTSSTSMTTIGAAMEDDEMEEAPLDLGPPEIIMNLTEVTTEDLVEQDVAVETNRERNEEEQRHTRRHRRFQIHSTHFSRGSSKPSRGMQPNLMLTGRRMKRPSLP is encoded by the exons ATGGAGGAGAGAATCATTTTCGCAGTATCCTCAAAACCGTGTCTTTTTGACACAACTGCTGACAGCTACAGGGACATAAACACAAAAAATGCTGCTTGGAGACAAGTGTCCACAATAGTAGGATTGCCAG AAGAAgactggaggaggaagtggagaggactcagggacaggtatcagagagagagaaggacagagaaagagaagaggtctGGGTCAGCAGCTTCAGGCCAGCAGCCTTGGTGCTTCTGCCACATTCTTTCTTTTCTGGATCCATTTATTGTGCCTTGGGCAACGAGTGGCAATTTTACAGCCAGACCCTCTactacatcatccacaagtgtTGTCCCCACCGGTGCATCAAGACCCTCAATGTCACCTACAACTGCGACCATCGCCTCCACCGCTGCAGCGAGaccctctacaatgtctacatcatccacaagtatcaccaccatcggtgcagcgagaccctctacaatgtctacatcatccacaagtatgaCCACCATCGGTGCTGCGAGAtcctctacaatgtctacatcatccacaagtatcaccaccatcggtgcagcgagaccctctacaatgtctacatcatccacgAGTATGACCACCATCGGTGCAGCCATGGAAGACGATGAAATGGAGGAAGCACCTCTGGATCTAGGACCACCTGAGATTATTATGAACCTCACGGAAGTGACCACTGAGGACCTCGTTGAACAGGATGTGGCCgtggagacaaacagagagagaaacgaagAGGAACAACGTCACACCAGGCGTCATCGAAGGTTCCAGATCCACTCAACTCATTTCAGCAGAGGCTCCTCCAAGCCGTCGAGAGGGATGCAGCCCAACCTGATGCTCACAGGAAGGAGGATGAAGAGACCCTCTTTGCCATGA